One segment of Syntrophorhabdaceae bacterium DNA contains the following:
- a CDS encoding MraY family glycosyltransferase, with protein MIYLTTLLLSLFLTITLIPFSIRIAEKVKALDIPDERKVHTVPIPRIGGIAMAVGTFVSMLLWASQNNFLRGYAIGAGIIVLFGIIDDLKDLGYKAKFSGQMIATLVVIFYGGLKITNLGMLLPDNVTLPEWVSIPLTLVFIVGVTNAINLADGLDGLAGGICLLSFCCIGYLAFLEDNTIIALLSLSIVGAIFGFLRFNTYPASLFMGDTGSQFLGFSLVTTSIALTQGDTALSPVLPLIIFGFPVLDTVTVMFERVSERRPLFSPDKNHFHHRLIGLRLYHTEAVLIIYIIQAVLVTSAFVFRFYSDWVLLIGYAIFATMILTAFFMADRTGFVLRRQGIVDTEIKGRLKVLKEKGIFIIVFFRIVEFGVPLLLFLTCFIPRTVPKIFGIFSAGLIVFIVAIWFLKKPWLRSVLTVTIYLLIPLTVYLSTADARISKDLLHLPALYDAAFVFLLIFVILTLRFTRRKRGFKATPMDFLIFFIALVAPYIAGTYTEYKQIGAVAAKTIMLFFSYEVLMGELRGQFNRLTFSTICSLLVISARGFLGG; from the coding sequence ATGATCTATCTTACGACATTACTCCTGTCTCTTTTTCTGACCATCACTTTGATTCCTTTCTCCATAAGGATCGCAGAAAAGGTCAAGGCGCTCGACATACCGGATGAGCGAAAAGTGCACACCGTGCCCATACCGCGCATCGGCGGCATTGCTATGGCCGTCGGGACCTTCGTTTCCATGCTGCTATGGGCGTCGCAGAACAATTTCCTGAGAGGATACGCCATCGGAGCGGGCATCATAGTGCTCTTCGGTATCATCGACGACCTTAAAGACCTGGGCTATAAGGCCAAGTTCTCAGGTCAGATGATAGCGACCCTCGTCGTAATCTTTTACGGCGGACTCAAGATTACGAATCTCGGCATGCTGCTCCCCGATAACGTAACTCTGCCAGAATGGGTCTCAATCCCGCTTACCCTCGTATTCATCGTGGGTGTCACCAACGCGATCAATCTTGCCGATGGCCTTGACGGCCTTGCGGGGGGCATCTGCCTGCTCAGCTTTTGTTGCATCGGGTACCTTGCGTTCCTTGAAGACAACACAATCATCGCCCTCCTCTCCCTTTCCATTGTTGGCGCGATCTTCGGTTTTCTCCGGTTCAATACGTACCCGGCGTCGCTCTTTATGGGTGATACGGGCAGTCAGTTTCTCGGATTTTCATTGGTTACCACCTCTATTGCCCTGACCCAGGGCGATACCGCGCTGAGCCCGGTGCTGCCACTCATAATTTTTGGTTTTCCCGTGCTCGATACTGTTACGGTCATGTTCGAGCGTGTAAGCGAGAGACGCCCACTCTTCTCGCCAGACAAGAACCATTTTCATCATCGGCTCATAGGCCTGCGTCTCTATCATACGGAGGCCGTTCTTATCATCTACATCATTCAGGCCGTGCTCGTCACCTCGGCCTTTGTCTTTCGATTTTATTCAGATTGGGTCCTCTTAATCGGTTACGCGATCTTTGCCACGATGATACTCACGGCTTTCTTTATGGCCGACAGAACCGGGTTTGTGCTCAGGCGCCAAGGCATCGTCGATACAGAGATCAAGGGCCGCCTCAAAGTCCTCAAGGAGAAAGGCATCTTTATTATCGTCTTTTTCAGGATCGTTGAGTTCGGTGTCCCACTTCTCCTATTCCTCACGTGCTTCATCCCGCGAACAGTGCCGAAAATCTTCGGGATATTTTCAGCGGGCCTTATCGTCTTTATCGTCGCCATATGGTTCCTGAAAAAGCCATGGCTGAGATCGGTACTGACTGTGACCATCTATCTGCTCATACCACTCACCGTTTATCTGAGCACGGCTGACGCCCGCATTTCGAAAGACCTTTTGCATCTTCCCGCGCTATATGATGCCGCGTTTGTCTTTCTCCTTATCTTCGTGATCCTGACCCTGAGATTCACAAGAAGAAAGCGCGGTTTCAAGGCAACGCCCATGGACTTTCTCATCTTCTTTATTGCCCTTGTCGCGCCCTATATCGCAGGCACCTATACGGAATACAAACAAATCGGCGCTGTAGCCGCCAAGACCATTATGTTGTTCTTCAGCTACGAGGTGTTGATGGGGGAATTGCGGGGACAGTTTAACCGGCTCACCTTCTCCACGATATGCTCGCTGCTCGTCATCTCGGCGAGGGGGTTTCTGGGGGGATAG
- the xrtD gene encoding VPLPA-CTERM-specific exosortase XrtD, which produces MLKFFKEITIKPVSWVRGGIYVVSLLLVYDSSLRWLVFEDWSREDYSYGYIIPVVVIYLIWENRLRLASILPLPTWKAFGLVCVGIALFWLGELAGEQYTLYISLWLVFVGIIWLHNGWDRLKVILFPLIFMLAMFPLPYFLTNRITFQLRLISSKLGVWMLHLYGMSAYREGNVIDLGFTQLQVVDACSGLRYVMPLMVLSLLLAYWFRAHWWKRVVLFLSSIPLAIVVNSFRIAATGVLYSFFGAQVAEGFFHAFSGWLIFMFAIPLLLAEMWILRLLPPRKQTEGAKGAIFAKTMSEGDKEDKNGRSHIEKSRKGDFRVLLQPMFLATVIILILTFSLSRGVDFRQKVPISKPFSQFPMRVGAWHGARGEMEQEFLDVLKFSDYIMADYTDRSGKSVNFYVAYYQDQRKGESIHSPETCLPGSGWDFNEAGNVIIPAGGGRSPMKVNRAFIIKDSSRELVYYWFPQRGRILTNLYQLKIYTFWDALTKRRTDGALVRIITPVSEKEKLVDAEARLQGFVQEIVPVLDEYIPK; this is translated from the coding sequence ATGCTGAAATTCTTTAAGGAAATTACGATAAAACCGGTAAGTTGGGTCAGAGGCGGAATATATGTCGTATCTTTGCTTTTGGTGTACGACTCATCGTTGCGGTGGTTGGTTTTTGAAGATTGGTCAAGGGAAGACTATTCATATGGTTATATCATTCCCGTAGTGGTTATCTATCTCATTTGGGAAAACCGACTAAGATTAGCCTCTATTTTGCCGCTTCCGACATGGAAAGCGTTTGGGCTGGTTTGTGTTGGCATTGCGCTTTTCTGGCTTGGGGAGCTAGCAGGGGAGCAATATACCCTTTACATTTCACTTTGGCTAGTTTTCGTTGGAATTATCTGGCTACACAACGGTTGGGACAGACTAAAAGTAATCTTGTTCCCTTTGATATTTATGTTGGCCATGTTCCCCCTACCTTATTTTCTCACCAACAGAATTACTTTTCAGCTAAGGCTCATTTCTTCAAAACTCGGCGTCTGGATGCTCCACCTCTATGGGATGTCGGCATACCGCGAGGGGAATGTTATCGATCTTGGATTTACCCAATTGCAGGTGGTTGACGCGTGCAGCGGTCTTCGATACGTCATGCCTCTCATGGTCTTAAGTCTCCTTCTCGCGTACTGGTTCAGGGCGCATTGGTGGAAAAGGGTTGTCCTTTTTTTATCGTCCATACCACTTGCTATTGTTGTGAATAGCTTTAGGATCGCCGCAACTGGTGTGCTCTATAGTTTCTTCGGCGCTCAGGTTGCTGAAGGCTTCTTTCACGCGTTCTCGGGCTGGCTCATCTTCATGTTTGCCATTCCATTGCTACTTGCAGAGATGTGGATTTTGCGGCTTTTACCGCCGAGAAAGCAAACGGAAGGGGCGAAGGGCGCGATCTTTGCCAAGACCATGAGCGAGGGAGACAAAGAAGACAAAAATGGAAGATCGCATATCGAGAAAAGTAGAAAAGGCGACTTCAGAGTGTTACTGCAACCGATGTTCCTGGCAACTGTCATAATTCTCATATTGACGTTCTCGTTGTCGCGGGGCGTCGACTTTCGACAAAAAGTGCCTATTAGCAAACCTTTCAGCCAGTTCCCGATGCGGGTGGGCGCGTGGCACGGAGCTCGAGGAGAGATGGAACAGGAATTTCTCGATGTGCTGAAATTCAGCGATTATATTATGGCCGACTATACGGACCGGTCTGGTAAGTCGGTTAATTTTTACGTGGCCTACTATCAGGACCAGCGAAAAGGCGAATCAATCCATTCTCCGGAGACATGCCTTCCCGGAAGCGGGTGGGACTTCAACGAGGCGGGAAACGTCATCATTCCGGCGGGCGGTGGAAGAAGTCCCATGAAGGTAAACAGGGCATTCATAATAAAGGATAGCTCCCGCGAACTCGTCTATTATTGGTTCCCCCAGAGGGGAAGGATACTGACCAACCTGTATCAGTTGAAGATTTACACGTTCTGGGACGCCCTGACAAAAAGAAGGACAGATGGAGCACTGGTGCGTATAATCACACCCGTCTCAGAAAAAGAAAAACTCGTAGATGCGGAGGCAAGGCTACAGGGCTTCGTGCAAGAAATCGTGCCAGTGCTGGATGAATATATACCAAAATAA